One window of the Populus nigra chromosome 4, ddPopNigr1.1, whole genome shotgun sequence genome contains the following:
- the LOC133692195 gene encoding uncharacterized protein LOC133692195 isoform X4 yields the protein MVQTRPHRYVKDQRIATTAMDPRSSYFHHTKYANPPSPTLPLLPPPPPPYRNNLSFHHHINFLAPPPPPPQQLRPPQTPQFSPRNPQFSYNHSPNHPQIHDNYHHQLSHHDLPHFTQLPRVSHQFNDERLPPRRLPESDHRVHEPRPDFRVLRNDRQTRHELEGNPNPNSRLIQDRNIVIDRESEHYHIRGEFGSNSDRSSAGDFRTVSNQVRGFESNSGNYENRRRLNYDYHDKGSENQSWFRDREVVREPRDSSIEFGSNEIGDGETRIATGKREHYRSREGNLEVERHGGKRSREGSYEFKRTPRKQVQKKSALLRIQQPSYRNREDERLPYSGYVDDTKSSSFRGKDQESGFFRGKDKDKVIHTDRGMGEGEREGSPVELDVSFKSNSLVAKAILTPSSTTVGASETILTPRNSKVRKVLVPAKDKDSINSSMNKPSKVAVEVGKGASVASKASSSDKDLKKSREGVIASGITNVRDSSSPPLKNRVEMPMKRTVAVRIGTPGKISSLSGKKKKVVKRVVKKVVSHNSTLSSSQPTKTRDEPVKADSFAHTPAEPRDTDKAATVADVNSQPCPIEATVIPENERMERFEKFMESGQAGAGAYSGNLFAYNSSGKKSCSRSPLGSSNHNETKFGESFVNGDCAKALHAIPNIDNSLTKSLDEIISSDIGGVEDVSNQPCQNGDSCLLENNAVRGSLKVMNSIEGNTDFGLLSIEKTIIHEDPMYSCIPVMGLDVASINSQQRITVSDKGTSDIGCKEPCRNQGSPLAESGITDFLQGASFPVGSNEIFAVSISEETGSQNAVIRLNQGVGTILGSPNCFTNVEEIDISGHGTGDGMGEELSQDGAAKTLESEPIRGSLDTKVSTSGGEDEANDIKKNDKKIEMPQSDLSRTDVPDMHLEPANMVTSTTAHWVDTTLRLCFEDDGTATCTFSGAQFVDAGSQSCSNVVSVLHEGSLTDVSAAKVSVRSSADVGQRGVSQRNEKNRKSSAPQLELCSPVESDADEGPVFAGNSTSGMEVPSNSGDSLTLPKGEVVVSDMDSLCTSDLLLAQKGIALLENGSAGEHLSSVASIKDAFEVDGLKDVQSHLSVEELAVKKVQSHSLFVSVGEDIINTIPVVVGGRNQNDSMDIDAVEGAKVDIDAAEEQVGTESVTDHCQIPSKLQTRYLDENMPSIDVDDGGFHGAKNDSPCMSNNPSSFGDGFGVSLTNSGDELMENVPETLSDRGSPETLPDVMGTSLSKNSVEKIHENDDKIAAERPVINVCSDSSMSISSSQNAKVVLNLDHAVERDQLLTGKTGHLPSQDSKITTQMPNAKSGDLYGKKNQSSHPISKIYSGRSSFVFSASKSSASSSRISKTRTWHRNDNCSDSAPPPNKAFSSTVPAQRQFPRKGDKSQRTSYIRKGNSLVRKPTSVAQSPGPHALSSSVYQLNSSGTDEPKKSAGSDSRIDLADPLNVLRTGGMDASFEKPRTPSLSSVSKISNRASNSFGGRASSPLAEHLHSLCTETVTVPAKLLESNDVPKSSDDVLKISGSPITQNSQISNLECHSDPNDGNTVALVNGKSLTYVKRKSNQLVASSNPCASSVQNAHNTSSDSYYKRRKNQLIRTSLESQIKQTASIPDESLNSEGQTALNSFSRNFSKRRLRKVVTKTCKPSKLSLVWTLHGAQLSKNDGDSSHCGKVLPHLFPWKRATYRRSSLPNSSSISDHSSLSTIGYNNCRKLLLLRKRNTEYTRSKHGFSLRKSKVLSVGGSSLKWSKSIEKHSKKANEEATLAVAAAERKKREQRGAAHVACPTKSRNISRERIFRVGSVRYKMDSSRQTLQRISDDESSCAGALQKEKDAKKLYIPRRLMIGKDEYVRIGNGNQLIRDPKKRTRILASEKVQWSLHTARSRLARKRKYCQFFTRFGKCNKDDGKCPFIHDSSKIAVCTKFLNGLCFNPDCKLTHKVIPERMPDCSYFLQGLCTNKNCPYRHVHVNPNASTCEGFLRGYCADGNECLKKHSYVCPSFEAIGSCPQGSKCKLHHPKNRTKEKKSKRSRENNAQGRYFGLMHINATKTRNAVPGKLYVQDNDTICFKGIADYISLDVSDEEVVENNNPGDLHTAFGDSDPLNLQLGDLDKLIKPVRIMNI from the exons ATGGTCCAAACGCGGCCACACAGATACGTCAAAGATCAAAGAATAGCTACCACCGCTATGGATCCTCGATCTTCCTATTTCCATCACACAAAGTACGCCAATCCTCCTTCTCCTACTCTTCCTCTTCTcccccctccccctcctccTTACCGTAACAACCTTAGTTTTCATCACCATATCAACTTCCTTGCACCACCGCCGCCACCTCCACAACAACTCCGTCCACCACAAACACCACAATTCTCCCCTCGGAACCCTCAATTCTCCTATAACCATAGCCCTAATCACCCCCAAATTCACGATAACTATCACCACCAGCTGTCGCACCATGACCTCCCTCACTTCACTCAATTGCCTAGGGTTTCTCATCAATTCAACGACGAGCGTCTGCCGCCGCGTCGTTTACCCGAATCCGACCACCGTGTTCATGAACCCCGACCTGATTTTAGGGTTCTGCGTAATGATCGGCAAACTAGGCATGAATTGGAAGGTAATCCCAATCCTAATTCTAGACTTATTCAGGACCGTAATATCGTGATTGATCGTGAGAGCGAGCATTATCATATTCGTGGTGAATTTGGATCGAATTCTGATAGATCTTCTGCTGGCGATTTTCGAACTGTATCGAATCAAGTGAGGGGTTTTGAGTCAAATTCGGGGAATTATGAGAATAGACGTCGTTTGAATTATGATTATCATGATAAGGGGAGTGAGAATCAGAGTTGGTTTCGTGATAGAGAGGTCGTGAGAGAACCGCGTGATTCATCGATTGAATTTGGTAGTAATGAGATTGGTGATGGTGAAACTAGGATTGCTACTGGGAAACGTGAGCATTATAGGAGTAGAGAAGGGAATTTGGAGGTGGAAAGGCATGGTGGTAAAAGAAGTAGAGAGGGTAGTTATGAGTTCAAGAGGACTCCTAGGAAGCAGGTACAGAAAAAGAGTGCTCTACTTAGGATTCAACAGCCTAGTTACAGGAACAGAGAGGATGAGAGATTGCCTTACTCAGGTTATGTTGATGATACCAAATCTAGTTCTTTTAGAGGTAAAGATCAGGAATCTGGTTTTTTTAGAGGTAAAGATAAAGATAAGGTTATACACACAGATCGTGGGATGGGAGAGGGAGAAAGAGAGGGAAGCCCAGTAGAGCTTGATGTGTCTTTTAAGTCTAATTCATTGGTAGCCAAGGCAATTTTGACGCCTTCTTCAACTACAGTGGGTGCTTCTGAAACGATTTTGACACCTAGGAATAGTAAAGTTAGGAAAGTGCTGGTCCCTGCTAAGGATAAGGACAGTATTAATTCATCAATGAATAAACCCAGCAAGGTTGCAGTAGAAGTGGGCAAAGGTGCAAGTGTTGCAAGTAAAGCTTCCAGTTCTGACAAGGATCTAAAGAAGTCCAGAGAGGGAGTTATAGCTTCTGGTATTACTAATGTGCGAGATAGTAGTTCACCGCCTCTAAAGAATAGAGTGGAGATGCCTATGAAGAGGACTGTGGCTGTTAGAATTGGAACGCCTGGGAAAATATCTTCACTCagtggaaagaagaaaaaagttgtcAAGAGAGTAGTGAAGAAAGTTGTAAGCCATAATTCAACTTTATCTAGTTCACAACCAACAAAAACTCGTGATGAACCTGTGAAAGCAGATAGCTTTGCCCATACTCCAGCTGAGCCCCGTGACACTGACAAGGCTGCAACTGTGGCTGATGTTAATTCACAGCCTTGTCCAATTGAAGCTACAGTGATACCTGAGAATGAGAGGATGGAGAGATTTGAAAAGTTTATGGAATCAGGGCAGGCTGGTGCCGGAGCATATTCTGGCAATTTATTTGCATATAATAGCAGTGGAAAGAAGAGCTGCTCACGTTCTCCCTTGGGCTCTTCAAATCACAACGAAACCAAATTTGGTGAGAGTTTTGTAAATGGTGATTGTGCCAAAGCCTTGCATGCTATCCCAAATATTGACAACAGTTTAACAAAATCTCTGGATGAAATTATTAGCTCTGATATTGGTGGTGTTGAAGATGTCAGCAACCAGCCTTGTCAGAATGGAGATTCTTGCTTACTTGAGAACAATGCAGTGAGGGGATCTCTCAAGGTTATGAATTCTATTGAGGGCAATACTGATTTTGGTTTATTAAGTATAGAAAAAACGATAATTCATGAGGATCCTATGTATTCATGTATCCCTGTGATGGGTTTAGATGTTGCTTCAATCAACTCACAACAGAGAATTACGGTTTCTGACAAGGGGACATCTGATATTGGTTGCAAGGAACCCTGTAGAAATCAGGGTAGCCCATTAGCTGAGAGTGGCATCACTGATTTCCTTCAGGGTGCTAGTTTCCCTGTAGGAAGCAATGAAATTTTCGCTGTATCCATTTCAGAGGAAACAGGAAGTCAGAATGCTGTCATACGCCTCAATCAGGGAGTAGGGACCATTTTGGGTTCACCAAACTGCTTTACTAATGTAGAAGAAATTGATATCTCCGGCCATGGAACTGGTGATGGTATGGGTGAGGAGCTATCTCAAGATGGGGCTGCTAAAACATTGGAGAGTGAACCCATCAGAGGTTCTCTAGACACCAAGGTTTCTACAAGTGGCGGCGAGGACGAGGCAAATGACATTAAGAAGaacgataaaaaaattgaaatgccTCAGTCAGATTTATCAAGGACAGATGTACCTGACATGCATTTGGAGCCTGCAAATATGGTCACCAGTACCACTGCACATTGGGTGGACACAACTTTGAGATTATGTTTTGAAGATGATGGTACAGCTACGTGTACATTTTCTGGTGCTCAATTTGTGGATGCTGGCTCACAATCTTGTAGTAATGTTGTCAGTGTTCTTCATGAGGGCAGTTTAACAGATGTTTCAGCGGCTAAGGTTTCTGTCAGGAGTAGTGCTGATGTTGGTCAAAGAGGGGTATCACAAAGGAATGAAAAGAATAGAAAGTCCTCAGCTCCTCAACTGGAATTGTGTTCTCCAGTAGAATCTGATGCTGATGAGGGACCTGTATTTGCAGGTAACTCTACATCAGGTATGGAAGTGCCATCCAATTCTGGTGATAGTCTAACACTGCCAAAAGGGGAAGTTGTAGTGTCTGATATGGATTCTCTGTGTACTTCTGATTTGCTATTGGCGCAGAAGGGGATCGCGTTGCTTGAAAATGGTTCAGCAGGGGAGCATTTAAGCTCTGTGGCTTCTATCAAAGATGCATTTGAAGTTGATGGTCTAAAAGATGTTCAATCTCATTTGTCTGTTGAGGAACTGGCAGTTAAAAAAGTGCAATCACATAGTCTATTTGTATCGGTAGGCGAGGACATCATAAACACCATTCCAGTTGTGGTTGGAGGTAGGAATCAAAATGATTCCATGGATATTGATGCTGTTGAGGGAGCCAAAGTGGACATTGATGCTGCAGAAGAGCAAGTTGGTACTGAGAGTGTGACTGATCATTGCCAAATCCCTTCAAAACTTCAGACCCGGTACTTGGATGAAAATATGCCCAGTATAGATGTGGATGATGGCGGGTTTCATGGTGCAAAGAATGATTCGCCTTGTATGTCAAACAATCCATCTTCATTTGGAGATGGCTTTGGAGTTTCCTTAACCAATTCCGGTGATGAACTTATGGAGAATGTACCTGAGACACTGTCTGATAGGGGTTCTCCAGAAACTTTGCCTGATGTCATGGGCACATCCCTCAGCAAAAATTCAGTTGAAAAGATTCATGAGAATGATGATAAAATTGCAGCTGAGAGGCCTGTAATCAATGTTTGTTCTGACTCATCTATGAGTATTTCAAGTTCACAAAATGCTaaagttgttttaaatttggatCATGCAGTGGAACGTGATCAGTTGTTGACTGGGAAGACAGGGCATTTGCCTTCACAGGATTCCAAAATTACAACTCAGATGCCAAATGCCAAGAGTGGGGATTTATATGGAAAGAAGAACCAAAGTAGTCATCCTATTTCTAAGATTTATTCAGGTCgctcatcttttgttttttctgctTCAAAGAGTTCAGCTTCTTCATCTCGCATCTCAAAAACTCGAACATGGCATCGAAATGATAATTGCTCTGATTCTGCTCCGCCACCAAACAAGGCTTTCTCGAGCACTGTTCCTGCGCAAAGGCAATTTCCTAGAAAAGGCGATAAGTCCCAGCGCACCTCTTACATTCGCAAGGGTAACAGTCTTGTCAGAAAACCTACTTCAGTTGCTCAATCCCCAGGTCCCCATGCTTTGAGTTCTTCTGTATATCAGCTCAACTCTTCTGGTACTGATGAACCAAAGAAGAGTGCTGGCTCTGACAGTAGAATTGATCTTGCTGATCCTCTCAATGTTTTGAGAACAGGAGGAATGGATGCTTCTTTTGAGAAACCGAGAACACCTTCACTATCTAGTGTCTCTAAAATATCAAATCGAGCAAGCAACTCTTTCGGGGGTCGTGCATCTTCACCATTAGCTGAACATCTTCACTCTCTTTGTACTGAAACCGTAACGGTCCCAGCAAAATTGTTGGAAAGCAATGACGTTCCAAAGTCTTCTGATGATGTGTTGAAAATTTCAGGATCTCCAATTACTCAAAATAGCCAAATTAGTAATTTGGAATGTCACAGTGATCCAAATGATGGGAATACCGTGGCTTTAGTAAATGGCAAGAGCCTAACATATGTTAAGCGAAAATCAAATCAGTTGGTTGCATCTTCAAATCCTTGCGCGTCTTCTGTTCAAAATGCTCATAACACATCATCTGATAGCTATTACAAGAGGAGGAAAAATCAGCTAATTAGGACTTCACTGGAAAGTCAGATCAAGCAGACAGCCAGCATCCCTGATGAAAGTTTAAATTCAGAGGGACAGACTGCTCTTAACTCTTTCAGCAGAAATTTTAGTAAGAGACGACTGCGTAAAG TTGTGACAAAGACTTGTAAACCTTCTAAGTTGTCTTTAGTCTGGACACTGCATGGTGCACAGTTATCAAAGAATGATGGTGATTCGTCGCATTGTGGGAAGGTCTTGCCTCATTTGTTTCCCTGGAAAAGAGCAACCTATAGGAGAAGTTCCTTGCCAAATTCGTCTTCCATTTCTGATCATAGTTCCTTATCTACAATTGGGTACAATAACTG CAGGAAATTGCTACTTTTAAGAAAGAGGAATACAGAGTACACGAGGTCAAAACATGGATTTTCACTTAGAAAATCCAAGGTATTAAGTGTTGGTGGGTCTAGTTTAAAATGGTCAAAATCCATTGAAAAGCACTCAAAGAAAGCCAATGAG GAAGCTACCCTGGCTGTTGCTGCagcagagagaaagaaaagggaacaGAGAGGTGCTGCACACGTTGCTTGTCCAACAAAGAGTAGAAACATTTCTC GAGAACGCATTTTCCGTGTTGGTTCAGTACGCTACAAAATGGATTCTTCAAGGCAGACTCTTCAGAGGATATCAG ATGATGAGTCATCGTGCGCCGGAGcccttcaaaaagaaaaggatgccaAGAAGCTGTATATTCCTAGGAGATTAATGATTGGGAAAGATGA ATATGTTCGAATTGGCAATGGTAACCAGCTCATAAGAGATCCCAAGAAGCGAACTCGCATTTTGGCCAGTGAAAAAGTACAATGGAGTTTGCACACTGCAAGATCACGATTGGCCAGAAAGCGAAAGTACTGTCAATTTTTCACAAGATTTGGAAAATGCAACAAAGATGATGGGAAATGTCCTTTCATTCATGATTCCTCCAAAATTGCTGTCTGCACAAAGTTTTTGAATGGTTTATGTTTCAATCCTGACTGCAAATTGACTCATAAG GTCATTCCTGAAAGGATGCCTGATTGTTCTTACTTTTTGCAAG GCCTTTGTACCAATAAAAACTGCCCTTATAGACACGTGCATGTCAACCCAAATGCTTCTACCTGCGAGGGATTTCTCAGGGGCTATTGTGCTGATGGGAATGAG TGTCTGAAGAAGCACAGCTATGTCTGCCCCTCCTTTGAAGCAATAGGATCCTGTCCTCAAGGATCCAAATGCAAGCTACACCACCCCAAAAACAGAacgaaggaaaagaaaagcaagcgATCACGAGAGAACAATGCACAAGGGCGATATTTTGGCTTGATGCACATCAATGCCACTAAGACGAGAAATGCAGTGCCTGGAAAGCTCTATGTGCAAGATAATGATACCATTTGTTTTAAAGGAATTGCTGATTATATCAGCCTTGATGTTAGTGATGAAGAGGTGGTAGAAAATAACAATCCAGGTGATCTGCATACAGCATTCGGTGATAGTGACCCCTTGAACTTGCAATTAGGTGATCTTGATAAGTTAATTAAACCAGTCCGTATAATGAACATCTAA